Proteins encoded by one window of Pseudomonas sp. LS44:
- a CDS encoding LuxR C-terminal-related transcriptional regulator: MDRQPRCAVLPTGVIRDDLLELLDRSEDFPLTLIMAPAGSGKSTLLAHWLSRPRRRRTLYYTLQARDNEPLRFFRRLLEAIRTKVADFDLSWFNPLGAEIAHSPVVMGEYLAEALGRVEGGLCLVFDDFQHLDAPLILEVLAAALRGLPPSVRVVISSRNHPGFSLSRFKLDNALLCIEQHDLRLSAAQIQALNADLGGPALSEGYVADLLAMTEGWVAGVKVALLAYARFGTGALERFDGTQPEIVDYFGHVVLEQLTPVLRDFFLGSAIFEKFNGELCDRVFQRQGSALLLEDLAARQLFMLPVDGQPGWFRYHALLHDFLGSRLAIEGRQRLAELHCRAAGYYQEQGDHEQALQHARRSGEPALWQDMLECCCEQWVRNGQFGEVLKWVAPLPETQLLGSGRMLQALIAALILSRRFHQARYYLELLDAGLASAAIEPASLQYLVLNLELFQHDKDFRLAPDWEQLLEPGVAPGTRARVLTVIAYHHLLGGRLDQSIRFAVRAKVLLVQTGHVFLESYADLIIALCNNNACRATVARKDVRSDYERTESSSPAWVNRATGMVVVLYEQSQFAAAQQLCEDLIARVNSSSATEAIATVYLTLARLLHRRKLQMRAERLLEQLAGILQLGNYERFASQLVQERLRQAYVSGNHRQLESLARHYQLDRRLEEGHWDRLREHDECWERYGLAVVYWLLARGAQVRAGRILKVLAASLRQSEMRARALIVDANLLVLGSQGQDRQAQLAELAQLVEEYGLLNITCSVFDEAPGFGALVAALVQSGRLALPERYRQFYAEFCAPEAPPLSETADLSSLLTGKEAQILDYLLQGLSNTEISARSGTALSTTKWHLKNIYAKLEVTNRTEAILRVRPQN; this comes from the coding sequence ATGGACCGCCAGCCTCGGTGTGCGGTGCTTCCTACGGGCGTCATCCGCGATGACCTGCTCGAGTTACTGGACCGCAGCGAAGATTTCCCCCTGACCCTGATCATGGCCCCGGCCGGTTCCGGCAAGTCCACCTTGCTGGCTCACTGGCTGAGTCGCCCAAGGCGTCGCCGGACCCTGTACTACACGCTGCAGGCCCGCGACAACGAGCCGCTGCGTTTCTTTCGCCGGCTGCTCGAGGCCATTCGCACAAAGGTCGCAGATTTCGACCTCTCCTGGTTCAATCCCCTGGGGGCCGAGATCGCCCATTCCCCGGTCGTCATGGGCGAGTACCTGGCCGAAGCTCTGGGGCGGGTCGAGGGTGGCTTGTGCCTGGTGTTCGATGACTTCCAGCACCTCGACGCGCCGCTCATCCTCGAGGTCCTCGCCGCGGCGCTGCGGGGCTTGCCGCCTTCGGTGCGGGTAGTGATCTCCAGTCGCAATCATCCGGGTTTTTCGCTGAGCCGTTTCAAGTTGGACAACGCCTTGCTGTGCATCGAGCAGCACGACCTGCGTCTGTCGGCGGCGCAGATCCAGGCGCTGAACGCCGATCTGGGTGGCCCCGCGCTGAGCGAGGGCTATGTCGCCGATCTGCTGGCGATGACCGAAGGCTGGGTGGCCGGGGTCAAGGTCGCACTGCTTGCCTATGCGCGCTTCGGCACGGGCGCCTTGGAGCGCTTCGATGGCACTCAGCCGGAGATCGTTGATTACTTCGGTCATGTGGTGCTTGAGCAGTTGACGCCGGTGCTACGTGATTTTTTCCTGGGCAGCGCGATCTTCGAGAAATTCAATGGCGAGCTTTGCGATCGGGTGTTCCAGCGCCAGGGCTCGGCCTTGCTGCTGGAGGATCTGGCGGCCCGGCAACTGTTCATGCTGCCGGTGGACGGCCAGCCCGGCTGGTTCCGCTATCACGCCTTGCTCCATGACTTCCTCGGCAGCCGCCTGGCGATCGAAGGTCGGCAACGCCTCGCCGAACTGCACTGCCGCGCAGCGGGCTACTACCAGGAGCAGGGTGATCACGAGCAGGCCTTGCAGCATGCGCGGCGCAGTGGCGAACCGGCCTTGTGGCAGGACATGCTGGAATGTTGCTGCGAGCAGTGGGTGCGCAACGGGCAGTTCGGTGAAGTGCTCAAATGGGTGGCGCCGCTGCCCGAGACGCAATTGCTGGGCAGCGGGCGCATGTTGCAGGCGCTGATCGCGGCCCTGATCCTGTCGCGGCGCTTCCACCAGGCCCGCTATTACCTCGAACTCCTCGACGCCGGTCTCGCGTCGGCGGCCATCGAGCCGGCGAGTCTGCAGTACCTGGTGCTGAACCTGGAGTTGTTTCAGCACGACAAGGATTTCCGCCTCGCCCCGGATTGGGAGCAACTGCTCGAGCCCGGCGTAGCGCCGGGCACGCGGGCGCGGGTGTTGACCGTCATCGCCTATCACCACCTGCTGGGCGGTCGCCTCGACCAGTCGATCCGCTTCGCCGTGCGGGCCAAGGTGCTGTTGGTGCAGACCGGGCATGTGTTCCTGGAGAGCTACGCTGACCTGATCATCGCGCTGTGCAACAACAATGCCTGCCGGGCGACCGTGGCGCGCAAGGATGTGCGCAGCGATTATGAGCGCACCGAGAGCTCCAGTCCGGCCTGGGTCAACCGCGCCACCGGCATGGTGGTGGTGCTCTACGAGCAGAGCCAGTTCGCCGCGGCGCAGCAGCTGTGCGAAGACCTGATCGCCCGGGTCAACTCTTCCTCGGCGACCGAGGCCATCGCCACGGTCTACCTCACCCTGGCGCGCCTGCTGCACCGCCGGAAGCTGCAGATGCGCGCCGAGCGTCTGCTCGAGCAACTGGCCGGCATCCTGCAGTTGGGCAACTACGAGCGTTTCGCCAGCCAGCTGGTGCAGGAGCGGCTGCGCCAGGCGTATGTCAGCGGGAACCACCGCCAGCTGGAGAGCCTGGCCCGCCACTACCAGCTCGATCGGCGTCTGGAGGAGGGGCACTGGGACCGGCTGCGCGAGCATGACGAGTGCTGGGAGCGCTACGGTCTGGCGGTGGTGTACTGGCTGCTGGCACGCGGCGCTCAGGTGCGCGCCGGGCGCATCCTCAAGGTGCTGGCGGCGTCCTTGCGGCAGAGCGAGATGCGCGCGCGGGCCCTGATCGTCGATGCCAATCTGCTGGTGCTCGGTAGCCAGGGGCAGGACCGGCAGGCGCAACTGGCCGAGCTGGCGCAGTTGGTCGAGGAATACGGGCTGCTCAACATCACCTGTTCGGTGTTCGACGAGGCGCCAGGATTCGGTGCCCTGGTCGCCGCTCTGGTGCAGTCGGGACGGCTGGCGTTGCCGGAGCGCTACCGGCAGTTCTACGCCGAGTTCTGCGCGCCCGAGGCGCCCCCCCTGTCCGAGACGGCCGACCTCTCCAGCCTGCTGACGGGCAAGGAGGCGCAGATTCTCGACTACCTGCTGCAGGGTCTGTCGAATACCGAGATCAGCGCCAGGAGCGGCACGGCGCTGTCGACCACCAAGTGGCACCTGAAGAACATCTACGCGAAGCTGGAGGTGACCAACCGCACCGAGGCGATTCTTCGCGTGCGTCCGCAGAACTAG